The following are encoded together in the Phragmitibacter flavus genome:
- a CDS encoding glycoside hydrolase family 140 protein has translation MSRFKTAALLLLLSQLLPCQAPAVNLERLVISENQRFLTTENGDPFFYLGDTAWELFHRLNREEADHYLTDRAQKGFTVIQAVALAELDGLNTPNAYGHRPFLNNDPTQPDLKDGPNNDYWDHVDHIIKKANTLGLRVGFLPTWGDKWNLSKGAGPEIFTPANANLYGRWLGERYKKHGLIWIVGGDRTVDNETHREIIRAMALGLRAGDDGQHLITFHPRGGQGSIDIFPDESWLDFHMRQNGHDAEYNPRYTTLLADYDKKPIKPTLDGEPLYEDHPIAFKADMFGHSISADVRRPLYWNLFAGACGHTYGHHSVWQMWTPSRKPVNNPLMSWPDALQQPGAAQMQHAKNLLLSRPYFTRIPDEKTVLVESPVKSAMPGTGRYHFSATRDLEGRYAMVYAPAGRSFKVSLTVIKNAPVKAWWFDPRDGSSQLIGEFPNTGQGEFTPPNPGEHLDWVLVLDDASQNFPAPGTVP, from the coding sequence ATGTCCCGCTTCAAAACCGCTGCACTCCTGCTCCTCCTATCCCAGCTCCTGCCGTGCCAGGCCCCGGCGGTGAATCTGGAACGCCTCGTCATCAGCGAAAACCAGCGATTCCTCACGACTGAAAACGGCGACCCCTTCTTCTACCTCGGCGACACTGCCTGGGAACTCTTCCACCGGCTCAACCGCGAAGAAGCCGACCACTACCTTACCGACCGCGCCCAGAAAGGCTTCACCGTCATCCAGGCCGTTGCGCTCGCCGAACTCGACGGACTCAACACCCCCAACGCCTACGGCCACCGACCCTTCCTCAACAACGATCCCACCCAACCCGACCTCAAAGACGGACCCAACAACGACTACTGGGACCACGTCGATCACATCATCAAAAAAGCCAACACCCTCGGCCTGCGCGTCGGCTTCCTCCCCACCTGGGGCGACAAATGGAACCTCAGCAAGGGAGCCGGACCCGAAATTTTCACCCCTGCCAACGCCAACCTTTACGGACGCTGGCTCGGCGAACGTTACAAAAAACACGGCCTCATCTGGATCGTGGGCGGCGACCGCACCGTCGACAACGAAACTCATCGCGAAATCATCCGCGCCATGGCCCTCGGCCTCCGCGCCGGTGACGATGGACAACACCTCATCACCTTCCATCCTCGCGGCGGACAAGGCTCCATCGACATCTTCCCCGACGAATCCTGGCTCGACTTCCACATGCGCCAAAACGGACACGACGCCGAATACAACCCCCGCTACACCACCCTTCTCGCCGACTACGACAAGAAACCCATCAAACCCACGCTCGACGGCGAACCCCTTTACGAAGACCATCCCATCGCCTTCAAAGCCGACATGTTCGGCCATTCAATTTCCGCCGACGTCCGCCGCCCGCTCTATTGGAATCTCTTCGCCGGAGCCTGTGGCCACACTTACGGTCACCACTCCGTCTGGCAGATGTGGACCCCTTCCCGCAAACCCGTCAACAATCCTCTCATGTCGTGGCCCGATGCCCTCCAGCAACCCGGTGCCGCCCAGATGCAGCACGCCAAAAACCTGCTTCTCTCCCGTCCCTATTTCACCCGCATCCCCGACGAAAAAACCGTCCTGGTCGAATCCCCGGTCAAATCCGCCATGCCCGGCACCGGTCGGTATCACTTCAGCGCCACCCGCGACCTTGAAGGCCGCTACGCCATGGTCTACGCTCCCGCTGGACGCAGCTTCAAAGTGAGCCTCACCGTCATCAAAAACGCCCCCGTCAAAGCCTGGTGGTTCGATCCCCGCGACGGCAGCTCCCAGCTCATCGGCGAATTCCCCAACACCGGTCAGGGCGAATTCACCCCACCCAATCCCGGCGAACACCTCGACTGGGTCCTCGTCCTCGACGACGCCAGTCAAAACTTCCCCGCCCCCGGCACCGTGCCTTGA
- a CDS encoding HAD-IB family phosphatase, which produces MKLLLVDCDSTLSALEGIDELARLRGPEVFQQVEEATRQAMDGTISIDSIFARRLEVIRPTRQDCEAIGQDYIKHEVPGVREALDRARELGWTVAILSGGFVPCIEPLAAELGIERIEAVPLFFDEAGEYVGFGEDYPTTRNGGKVEVVEKLREEWKPEQIVMVGDGVSDLETKPAVDHFIGFGAVVVRPKVHENADSFLMEWAGLEEVLARV; this is translated from the coding sequence ATGAAATTGTTATTAGTAGACTGCGACTCCACCCTGAGTGCTCTTGAGGGGATTGATGAACTGGCGCGGTTGCGTGGTCCGGAAGTTTTTCAACAGGTGGAGGAGGCGACCCGTCAGGCGATGGATGGGACGATTTCGATTGATAGCATTTTTGCACGTCGGCTGGAGGTGATCCGGCCGACAAGGCAGGATTGTGAGGCGATCGGACAGGATTACATCAAGCATGAGGTCCCTGGAGTGCGTGAGGCTTTGGACCGGGCGCGTGAATTGGGTTGGACGGTGGCGATTTTGAGTGGGGGGTTTGTGCCTTGCATCGAACCTTTGGCGGCGGAGTTGGGGATCGAGCGGATTGAGGCGGTGCCGTTGTTTTTTGATGAGGCGGGGGAGTATGTTGGATTTGGCGAGGATTATCCGACGACGAGAAATGGCGGCAAGGTGGAGGTGGTGGAGAAGCTGCGTGAGGAGTGGAAGCCGGAGCAGATCGTGATGGTGGGGGATGGGGTGAGTGATCTGGAGACGAAGCCAGCGGTGGATCATTTTATTGGGTTTGGGGCCGTGGTGGTGCGGCCCAAGGTGCATGAAAATGCCGACAGTTTTTTGATGGAGTGGGCGGGGTTGGAAGAGGTTCTGGCGCGGGTTTAG